The following are from one region of the Achromobacter xylosoxidans genome:
- a CDS encoding NTP/NDP exchange transporter: MASAPGSLQARAAQALGILQEELAPAACGFAFFFFLFCGYFMLRPIRETMGIQAGVDQLQWLFTATFVAMLAVVPLFGCLSARVPRAMLVTWVYAAFALSMAGFAALLHLRPGSVWAARSFYVWLSVFNLFVVSIAWSLMADVFRMDSAKRLFALIAAGASAGGLAGPLLGGLLAGVLGPAGLLLLSALLLTATLPLKRWLLRWRAAHREDAAADDMRRPLEGSILAGLSRIFQSPFLLGISLLVILLATLNTFLYMEQARLVADAFTDTAQRIRVFSALDFTVQALSLLSQLFITGRVATRLGLRFLLTAVPLTMTAAFLALAAFPVFGVLAAAMIVRRVGEYALIRPGREMLFTAVSPEDKYKTKNVIDTVVYRAGDAASGWVKAGVDMLGYGAALIAVLGALCALAAAAVGHGLGRTADRRIADKS, from the coding sequence ATGGCGTCGGCCCCCGGCAGCCTGCAAGCCCGCGCCGCGCAGGCGCTGGGCATACTCCAGGAGGAACTGGCGCCGGCAGCCTGCGGCTTCGCGTTTTTCTTCTTCCTGTTCTGCGGCTATTTCATGCTGCGGCCGATACGCGAGACCATGGGCATCCAGGCGGGCGTCGACCAGTTGCAATGGCTCTTCACCGCGACCTTCGTCGCCATGCTGGCCGTGGTGCCGCTGTTCGGCTGCCTGTCGGCGCGCGTGCCTCGCGCCATGCTGGTGACCTGGGTCTATGCCGCCTTCGCCCTCAGCATGGCCGGTTTCGCCGCCCTGCTCCATCTGCGGCCCGGCAGCGTCTGGGCGGCGCGCAGCTTCTATGTGTGGCTGTCGGTCTTCAACCTGTTCGTCGTCTCCATCGCCTGGAGCCTGATGGCCGACGTGTTCCGCATGGATTCCGCCAAGCGCCTGTTCGCGCTGATCGCCGCGGGCGCCAGCGCCGGCGGGCTGGCCGGCCCGCTTTTGGGCGGCCTGCTGGCTGGCGTGCTCGGTCCCGCCGGCCTGTTGCTGCTGTCGGCGCTGCTGTTGACCGCCACCCTGCCCCTCAAGCGCTGGCTGCTGCGCTGGCGTGCGGCCCACCGCGAGGATGCTGCCGCGGACGACATGCGCAGGCCGCTGGAGGGTTCGATCCTGGCGGGCCTCTCGCGCATTTTCCAGTCTCCCTTTCTGCTGGGAATTTCGCTGCTGGTGATCCTGCTGGCCACGCTCAACACCTTTCTCTACATGGAGCAGGCGCGGCTGGTGGCGGATGCCTTCACCGACACGGCGCAACGCATCCGGGTCTTCAGCGCGCTGGACTTCACGGTGCAGGCGCTGTCGCTGCTGTCGCAGCTCTTTATCACCGGACGCGTGGCCACCCGCCTGGGGCTGCGCTTCCTGCTGACCGCCGTGCCGCTGACGATGACGGCCGCTTTCCTGGCGCTGGCGGCCTTTCCCGTCTTCGGCGTGCTGGCCGCGGCCATGATCGTGCGCCGGGTCGGCGAGTACGCGCTGATCCGGCCGGGGCGGGAAATGCTGTTCACGGCGGTTTCGCCGGAAGACAAGTACAAGACCAAGAACGTCATCGATACCGTGGTCTACCGGGCGGGCGACGCGGCCAGCGGCTGGGTCAAGGCGGGCGTGGACATGCTGGGCTATGGCGCGGCCCTGATCGCCGTGCTGGGCGCCCTGTGCGCGCTGGCGGCCGCGGCGGTAGGCCACGGGCTGGGACGGACCGCAGACCGTCGTATTGCGGACAAGTCTTAG
- a CDS encoding aldo/keto reductase — MPDRRRFLQTAAAAALTGSALPARALSVVTPMHRRNIPASGEALPVIGLGTADTFNVSPADKAAMAPLAQVLDTLLQKGGKLIDTAPSYGQAEAVTGALLARDGGLRSKTFLATKIGTQGHESAMRQVRQSQQALGSDKLDLVQVHNLIDTANQLALLRELKQQGVIRYLGITHYTDHAHDELTELVEREKPDFLQVNLSVADRGAEKRLLPACQAHGVAVLINRPFQDGALFRRVKGMALPPLAAELDCGSWAQIFLKFIIGHPAVTAVIPATSKPANMADNAQAGFGPLPDAAMRERIAALLA; from the coding sequence ATGCCCGACCGCCGCCGCTTCCTCCAGACCGCTGCCGCCGCCGCCCTGACCGGTTCCGCCTTGCCGGCTCGCGCCCTCAGCGTGGTGACGCCCATGCACAGGCGGAACATACCCGCCTCTGGCGAGGCGCTGCCTGTCATCGGCTTGGGTACCGCCGACACCTTCAACGTGTCCCCCGCGGACAAGGCCGCCATGGCGCCGCTGGCGCAGGTGCTGGACACGCTGCTGCAAAAGGGCGGCAAGCTGATCGACACGGCTCCCAGCTACGGGCAGGCGGAAGCGGTCACCGGCGCGCTGCTGGCGCGCGACGGCGGCTTGCGGAGCAAGACCTTCCTGGCGACCAAGATCGGCACGCAGGGCCACGAATCGGCCATGCGCCAGGTGCGCCAATCGCAACAGGCGCTGGGCAGCGACAAGCTCGACCTGGTCCAGGTGCACAACCTGATCGACACCGCCAACCAACTGGCGCTGCTGCGCGAACTGAAACAGCAAGGCGTGATCCGCTACCTGGGCATCACGCACTACACCGACCACGCCCACGACGAGCTGACCGAACTGGTGGAACGGGAAAAGCCCGATTTCCTGCAGGTCAACCTGTCCGTGGCCGACCGCGGCGCCGAAAAACGCCTGTTGCCCGCCTGCCAGGCCCACGGTGTCGCAGTGCTGATCAACCGCCCGTTCCAGGACGGCGCGCTGTTCCGCCGGGTCAAGGGCATGGCGCTGCCGCCGCTGGCCGCCGAGCTCGATTGCGGGTCCTGGGCGCAGATCTTCCTGAAATTCATCATCGGCCATCCCGCGGTCACCGCCGTCATTCCGGCCACCTCCAAGCCGGCCAACATGGCGGACAACGCGCAGGCCGGCTTCGGGCCGCTGCCGGACGCCGCCATGCGGGAACGCATCGCTGCCCTGCTGGCCTGA
- the lptF gene encoding LPS export ABC transporter permease LptF, which translates to MSLFKRSVVSEITSHAGVVFSTLLIVWLSVLLVRLLGEAAGGNIGADVVVVLAALSTITALPTILAVSVFIAVLTTVTRNYRESEMVVWFASGLSLADWFRPVLRVAIPVALAVAGLTLVAAPWAYRQIGEYHERFEQRSDLSKVTAGQFAESSGGNRVFFAEDPLEPSDELGNVFARENGPEWLSVLTASKAHSETLPNGDRFLVLGEGHRYDLKPGTPEIRLVHFDKYGLRLESKSGGDPVAEARANAERSAKARTTSQLIADNTNSSWSQVMWRVSLPLAALNLALLAIPLGAVNPRLGRSGDLLIAGLVGLLYMNLMNLSRAWISNGKLSFGVGVWAIHALVAMLTFFLLMRRLRVKAPKNSA; encoded by the coding sequence ATGTCTCTATTCAAACGCTCTGTCGTCAGCGAGATCACCAGTCACGCTGGCGTTGTCTTTTCCACGTTGCTCATCGTATGGCTCAGCGTGCTGCTCGTGCGCCTGCTCGGCGAAGCCGCGGGCGGCAACATCGGGGCGGACGTCGTGGTGGTGCTGGCCGCGCTGTCGACCATCACCGCATTGCCGACCATTCTCGCGGTCTCGGTCTTCATCGCGGTCCTCACCACCGTCACCCGCAATTACCGCGAATCCGAAATGGTGGTGTGGTTCGCCAGCGGCCTGTCTCTGGCCGATTGGTTCCGGCCGGTGCTGCGCGTCGCCATCCCGGTGGCGCTGGCGGTGGCGGGGCTGACGCTGGTGGCGGCGCCCTGGGCGTACCGCCAGATCGGCGAATACCATGAACGCTTCGAGCAGCGGTCCGACCTGTCCAAGGTCACGGCCGGCCAGTTCGCGGAATCGTCCGGCGGCAACCGTGTGTTCTTCGCCGAGGATCCCCTGGAACCCAGCGACGAACTGGGCAACGTGTTTGCGCGCGAAAATGGCCCCGAATGGCTCAGCGTGCTGACCGCCAGCAAGGCCCACAGCGAAACTTTGCCCAATGGCGACCGCTTCCTGGTGCTGGGCGAAGGCCATCGCTATGACCTGAAGCCGGGCACGCCCGAGATCCGGCTGGTGCACTTCGACAAGTACGGCCTGCGCCTGGAAAGCAAGTCGGGCGGAGATCCCGTGGCCGAAGCGCGCGCCAACGCGGAACGTTCCGCCAAGGCGCGCACCACCTCGCAACTGATCGCGGACAACACCAACAGCAGCTGGTCGCAAGTGATGTGGCGGGTCTCGCTGCCGCTGGCCGCGCTGAACCTTGCGCTGCTGGCGATTCCGCTGGGCGCCGTCAATCCGCGCCTGGGGCGTTCGGGCGACCTGCTCATCGCCGGCCTGGTGGGCCTGCTCTACATGAACCTGATGAACCTGTCGCGCGCCTGGATCTCCAACGGCAAGCTGAGCTTCGGCGTGGGCGTGTGGGCGATCCATGCCTTGGTGGCGATGCTGACCTTCTTCCTGCTGATGCGGCGCTTGCGCGTGAAGGCGCCCAAGAACAGCGCCTGA
- a CDS encoding Bug family tripartite tricarboxylate transporter substrate binding protein yields the protein MKRTACLASLLLSLAAPAALAAYPERAITLIVPAAAGGNADITARLVGQEMSRQLGQPVVVENRVGAGGRIGTQAVARAAADGYTIGYAHVGTLVLHRFLFKQQLYDLDRDIAAIGLVAETPNVIVVNASSPYRDLKGFIEASRAQPERLTMTSADPGTTSEVGVKLFIAQTGAAVRQIPYKATAAQLSDLLGGHVDSMMENLPPLIGNLKDGRLRALAVTTKTRAASNPDVPTVAEQGYPDYEQSAWSALVAPAGTPPEVIARLNAAMNAALRSDNVSKELRSRSQEPLGGTPQDVQNQIRKELPKWEGIIKAAGTTLD from the coding sequence ATGAAACGCACCGCCTGTCTTGCCTCCCTGTTGCTCAGCCTGGCCGCGCCCGCCGCGCTGGCCGCCTATCCGGAACGCGCCATCACCCTGATCGTGCCGGCCGCAGCGGGCGGCAACGCCGACATCACCGCACGGCTGGTGGGCCAGGAAATGAGCCGCCAGCTGGGCCAGCCCGTGGTCGTGGAAAACCGCGTCGGCGCGGGCGGCCGCATCGGCACCCAGGCTGTGGCGCGCGCGGCGGCCGACGGCTACACCATCGGCTATGCCCACGTCGGCACGCTGGTGCTGCACCGGTTCCTGTTCAAGCAGCAACTCTACGACCTGGACCGCGACATCGCCGCCATCGGGCTGGTGGCCGAAACGCCCAACGTCATCGTGGTGAACGCGTCCTCGCCCTATCGCGACTTGAAGGGGTTCATCGAAGCCAGCCGCGCCCAGCCGGAGCGCCTGACGATGACCTCGGCCGACCCGGGCACCACCAGCGAAGTCGGGGTCAAGCTCTTCATCGCCCAGACCGGCGCCGCCGTGCGCCAGATCCCGTACAAGGCCACGGCTGCGCAGTTGTCCGACCTGCTGGGCGGCCATGTCGATTCCATGATGGAGAACCTGCCGCCGCTCATCGGCAACCTGAAGGACGGCCGCCTGCGCGCGCTGGCGGTCACCACCAAGACCCGCGCCGCCTCCAATCCGGACGTGCCGACGGTGGCGGAGCAAGGCTATCCCGACTACGAACAATCGGCCTGGAGCGCGCTGGTCGCGCCCGCCGGCACCCCGCCCGAGGTCATCGCGCGGCTGAACGCGGCGATGAACGCGGCGCTGCGCTCGGACAACGTCAGCAAGGAACTGCGCAGCCGCTCCCAGGAACCGCTGGGCGGCACGCCGCAGGACGTACAGAACCAGATACGCAAGGAGCTGCCCAAATGGGAAGGCATCATCAAGGCCGCCGGCACCACGCTGGATTGA
- a CDS encoding ABC transporter substrate-binding protein: protein MKLHARGLAVGLCLGAALVGQAQAADKPPVKIGILTDMSGTYAGMGGPGSVAAAQLAIDDCLAAECKGMKIELVSADNQNKADVGAAKAREWFDRDGVTAIADLTNSAVALAVQGIAREKNKVVMFSGPATTALTNKECSPVGFHWMFDTYSQSAGGAKATVKAGGKSWYFITVDYAFGHSLEADTAKAVQALGGTVAGSVRHPLNAPDFASYLLQAQASKAQVVALANGGQDTVNAVKQAREFGIVAGGQRLVSLLIFLSDLRALGLESAQGLSYVDGFYWDYDDATRQWSARFEKAFRGLKPTMTQAGVYSSVRHYLRSVAASGSTDGKVVADKMRALPIEDPIMRNASIRPDGRVVHDMYLYEVKKPSESKGGWDYSKLVATIPAAEAFQPLADSSCPLVKK from the coding sequence ATGAAATTGCACGCACGCGGGCTGGCCGTAGGCTTGTGTCTGGGCGCCGCATTGGTCGGCCAGGCGCAGGCGGCGGATAAGCCGCCAGTGAAGATCGGCATTCTGACGGACATGTCTGGCACCTACGCCGGCATGGGCGGGCCTGGTTCGGTGGCGGCGGCGCAGTTGGCCATCGACGACTGCCTGGCCGCGGAATGCAAGGGCATGAAGATCGAGCTGGTGTCCGCGGACAACCAGAACAAGGCCGACGTGGGTGCGGCCAAGGCGCGCGAATGGTTCGACCGCGACGGCGTCACCGCCATCGCCGACCTGACCAATTCCGCGGTGGCGCTGGCGGTGCAGGGCATCGCGCGCGAAAAGAACAAGGTGGTGATGTTCTCCGGTCCCGCCACCACGGCGCTGACCAACAAGGAATGCTCGCCGGTGGGCTTTCACTGGATGTTCGACACCTACTCGCAGTCCGCGGGCGGCGCCAAGGCCACGGTGAAGGCGGGCGGCAAGTCCTGGTACTTCATCACCGTGGACTACGCCTTCGGCCACTCGCTGGAAGCCGACACGGCCAAGGCCGTGCAGGCGCTGGGCGGCACTGTGGCCGGCAGCGTGCGCCATCCCCTGAACGCCCCGGACTTCGCGTCCTACCTGCTGCAGGCGCAGGCCTCCAAGGCCCAGGTCGTGGCCCTGGCCAATGGCGGCCAGGACACCGTCAACGCGGTCAAGCAGGCGCGCGAATTCGGCATCGTGGCCGGCGGCCAGCGCCTGGTGTCGCTGCTGATTTTCCTGTCGGACCTGCGCGCGCTGGGCCTGGAAAGCGCCCAGGGCCTGTCCTACGTGGACGGCTTCTACTGGGATTACGACGATGCCACGCGCCAGTGGTCCGCGCGCTTCGAGAAGGCCTTCCGCGGCCTCAAGCCGACCATGACGCAGGCGGGCGTGTACTCCAGCGTGCGGCATTACCTGCGCTCGGTGGCCGCATCCGGCAGCACCGACGGCAAGGTGGTGGCCGACAAGATGCGCGCCCTGCCCATCGAGGATCCGATCATGCGCAACGCTTCCATCCGTCCCGATGGCCGTGTGGTCCACGACATGTACCTGTATGAAGTGAAGAAGCCGTCCGAGTCCAAGGGTGGTTGGGACTATTCCAAGCTGGTGGCCACCATTCCGGCCGCCGAAGCCTTCCAGCCGCTGGCGGATTCGAGCTGCCCGCTGGTCAAGAAGTAA
- a CDS encoding Bax inhibitor-1/YccA family protein, which produces MNEYRPSPFNRSGAVAGAPGEVARNQVLRNTYWLLALSLIPTVLGAAVGMYTGINRIMGASPGLSAIVFLVGAFGLMFAIEKNKNSSLGVVLLLAFTFFMGVMLSRLLGFVMGMSNGSQLVMTAFGGTAIVFGTMATLATTIKRDLSGLQKFLFIGAVVILVAALANIFLQLPALMLTISVLAIVIFSAFMLVDLQRVVNGGETNYVSATLAIYLDVYNVFSNLLMLLGIFGGNRE; this is translated from the coding sequence ATGAACGAATATCGTCCGTCCCCTTTTAACCGTTCCGGCGCCGTGGCCGGCGCGCCGGGCGAGGTCGCGCGCAACCAGGTGCTGCGCAACACCTATTGGCTTCTGGCGCTCTCGCTGATCCCGACCGTGCTGGGCGCGGCCGTGGGCATGTACACCGGCATCAACCGCATCATGGGCGCAAGCCCCGGCCTGTCCGCCATCGTGTTCCTGGTGGGCGCCTTCGGCCTGATGTTCGCGATCGAAAAGAACAAGAACAGCTCGCTGGGCGTGGTCCTGCTGCTGGCCTTCACGTTCTTCATGGGCGTGATGCTGTCGCGCCTGCTGGGCTTCGTCATGGGCATGAGCAACGGCTCGCAGCTGGTCATGACGGCCTTCGGCGGCACCGCGATCGTGTTCGGCACGATGGCCACGCTGGCCACCACCATCAAGCGCGACCTGTCGGGATTGCAGAAATTTCTGTTCATCGGCGCGGTCGTGATCCTGGTGGCGGCCCTGGCCAACATCTTCCTGCAGCTGCCGGCGCTGATGCTGACCATCTCGGTCCTGGCCATCGTCATCTTCTCGGCCTTCATGCTGGTCGACCTGCAGCGCGTGGTCAACGGCGGCGAAACCAACTACGTGTCCGCCACGCTGGCCATCTACCTGGACGTCTACAACGTCTTCTCGAACCTGCTGATGCTGCTGGGCATCTTCGGCGGCAACCGCGAGTAA
- a CDS encoding leucyl aminopeptidase yields the protein MEFSTQTTASLHQVKTAALAVGVYAEGVLSPAADLIDRASNGAVRSVVKAEFRGRAGSTLTLRNLPGVSAQRVVLVGLGKQEEYSARAHASAEQAFAAACVSAQLAEGVSTLVANPIADVAVIARARSAAIAAGNATYHYDASFGKPDRDARPKLKKIVQVVERADAAQAQKGLREGGAIANGMDLTRTLGNLPGNICTPTYLGETAKRLAREFKSLKVEVLDRKQVEALGMGSFLSVARGSEEALRFIVLRHAGSKTAKKTAKGAQGPIVLVGKGITFDAGGISLKPAATMDEMKYDMCGAASVLGSFRALAELELPLDVVGLIPACENLPSGKANKPGDVVTSMAGLTIEILNTDAEGRLVLCDALTYAERFKPSAVIDIATLTGACVVALGNVNSGLFSKDDALADALAAAGRQSLDTAWRMPMDDAYQEQLKSNFADLANIGGPPAGAVTAACFLSRFATSYRWAHLDIAGTAWRGGKDKGATGRPVPLLMQYLLDQA from the coding sequence ATGGAATTTAGCACACAGACCACTGCTTCCCTGCACCAAGTCAAGACCGCCGCCCTGGCCGTCGGGGTCTATGCGGAAGGCGTGTTGAGCCCTGCCGCCGATCTCATCGACCGCGCTTCCAACGGCGCCGTGCGTTCGGTGGTCAAGGCCGAGTTCCGCGGCCGCGCCGGCTCCACGCTGACCCTGCGCAACCTGCCCGGCGTGTCCGCGCAGCGCGTGGTGCTGGTCGGCCTGGGCAAGCAGGAAGAATATTCGGCCCGCGCCCACGCTTCGGCCGAGCAGGCCTTCGCCGCGGCCTGCGTATCGGCCCAGTTGGCCGAAGGCGTGTCCACGCTGGTCGCCAACCCGATCGCGGACGTGGCCGTCATCGCGCGCGCCCGCAGCGCCGCGATCGCAGCCGGCAACGCCACCTATCACTACGACGCCAGCTTCGGCAAGCCCGACCGCGACGCCCGTCCCAAGCTCAAGAAGATCGTCCAGGTGGTCGAGCGCGCCGACGCGGCCCAGGCCCAGAAGGGCCTGCGCGAAGGCGGCGCCATCGCCAACGGCATGGACCTGACCCGCACGCTGGGCAACCTGCCCGGCAACATCTGCACGCCGACCTACCTGGGCGAAACGGCCAAGCGCCTGGCCCGCGAGTTCAAGTCGCTGAAGGTGGAAGTGCTGGACCGCAAGCAGGTCGAAGCGCTGGGCATGGGCTCGTTCCTGTCGGTCGCGCGCGGTTCCGAGGAAGCGCTGCGCTTCATCGTCCTGCGCCATGCCGGCAGCAAGACCGCCAAGAAGACCGCCAAGGGCGCGCAAGGCCCCATTGTGCTGGTCGGCAAGGGCATCACCTTCGATGCCGGCGGCATCTCGCTCAAGCCCGCCGCCACCATGGACGAAATGAAGTACGACATGTGCGGCGCCGCCAGCGTGCTGGGCTCGTTCCGCGCCCTGGCCGAACTGGAGCTGCCGCTGGACGTGGTGGGCCTGATCCCCGCTTGCGAAAACCTGCCCAGCGGCAAGGCCAACAAGCCGGGCGACGTGGTCACCAGCATGGCCGGCCTGACCATCGAAATCCTGAACACCGACGCCGAAGGCCGCCTGGTGCTGTGCGACGCGCTGACCTACGCCGAACGCTTCAAGCCGTCCGCCGTCATCGACATCGCCACCCTGACCGGCGCTTGCGTGGTGGCCCTGGGCAACGTCAACAGCGGCCTGTTCTCCAAGGACGACGCCCTGGCCGACGCGCTGGCCGCGGCCGGCCGCCAGTCGCTGGACACCGCATGGCGCATGCCGATGGACGACGCCTACCAGGAACAGCTCAAGTCCAACTTCGCCGATCTCGCCAACATCGGCGGTCCTCCGGCGGGCGCGGTCACGGCGGCCTGCTTCCTGTCGCGCTTTGCCACCTCGTACCGCTGGGCCCACCTGGACATCGCCGGCACCGCCTGGCGCGGCGGCAAGGACAAGGGCGCCACTGGCCGCCCCGTGCCGCTCCTGATGCAGTACCTGCTGGACCAGGCTTGA
- a CDS encoding LysR family transcriptional regulator — protein MLDWDSLRYFLEVARTQRVSAAARKLGVEHTTVSRRIRALETELDTLLFEKSRSAGFVLTEDGQRLFVHAEQMESTVHSARENLSGIGQALSGHLRIGATEGFGSYVLTPLAADFQRRYPHITLDILPVPRFVSLSKREADLAITIERPQRGPYVCSKLCDYTLRLYGTPGYLASHPPIRERADLADHTFIGYVDELLFSERLRYLEDLLPASKVVLRSTSVVAQYHAALQGQSLAILPCFIAAQDPRLTPVLADEVEITRSFWMYCHEDLRKLKRVTALWEFIRKSVLRNADLLAGKGGTMKYLP, from the coding sequence GTGCTTGATTGGGACAGCCTGAGATATTTCCTGGAAGTGGCCCGCACCCAGCGGGTGAGCGCCGCGGCGCGCAAGCTTGGCGTCGAGCACACGACGGTGTCGCGGCGCATCCGCGCGCTGGAAACGGAGCTGGACACCCTGCTGTTCGAGAAGTCGCGCAGCGCGGGCTTCGTGCTGACCGAAGACGGCCAGCGCCTGTTCGTGCATGCCGAACAGATGGAGAGCACGGTGCACTCCGCCCGCGAAAACCTGTCGGGCATCGGCCAGGCGCTGTCGGGGCATTTGCGCATCGGCGCCACCGAGGGCTTCGGCAGCTATGTGCTGACGCCGCTGGCGGCGGACTTCCAGCGGCGCTATCCGCACATCACGCTGGACATCCTGCCGGTGCCGCGCTTTGTCAGCCTGTCCAAGCGCGAAGCCGACCTGGCCATCACCATCGAACGCCCCCAGCGCGGCCCCTATGTGTGCAGCAAGCTGTGCGACTACACGCTGCGCCTGTACGGCACGCCCGGCTATCTGGCCAGCCACCCGCCGATCCGCGAGCGCGCGGACCTGGCCGACCACACCTTCATCGGCTACGTCGACGAACTGCTGTTCAGCGAGCGGCTGCGCTATCTGGAAGACCTGCTGCCCGCCAGCAAGGTGGTGTTGCGCAGCACCAGCGTGGTGGCGCAGTACCACGCCGCGCTGCAGGGCCAGTCGCTGGCGATCCTGCCCTGCTTCATCGCCGCGCAGGACCCGCGGCTCACGCCGGTGCTGGCGGACGAGGTCGAGATCACGCGCTCGTTCTGGATGTATTGCCATGAAGACCTGCGCAAGCTCAAGCGCGTGACGGCCCTGTGGGAATTCATCCGCAAGTCGGTGCTAAGGAACGCCGACCTGCTGGCCGGCAAGGGCGGCACGATGAAGTACCTGCCCTGA
- a CDS encoding DNA polymerase III subunit chi → MTRIDFAFGAPDRLRTACQVVRKRYLAGQRLVVYCRDGSRLAAFDRMLWAFDDTSFVPHVLANDPLAGETPVILTAGDPQQAAAAAGQGGQPQPSWLLNLDLDCPPGFEAFERLLEIVSDDPEDKQAARQRWRTYLAAGHTPQSHDLSRQQPDG, encoded by the coding sequence ATGACGCGCATCGACTTCGCCTTCGGCGCGCCCGACCGCTTGCGCACCGCCTGCCAGGTGGTGCGCAAGCGCTACCTGGCAGGGCAGCGGCTGGTGGTGTACTGTAGGGATGGCTCCCGCCTGGCCGCGTTCGACCGCATGCTCTGGGCCTTCGACGACACGTCTTTCGTGCCGCACGTGCTGGCCAACGATCCGCTGGCGGGCGAGACCCCGGTGATTCTCACCGCCGGCGATCCGCAACAGGCGGCCGCCGCGGCGGGCCAGGGCGGACAGCCCCAGCCGTCCTGGCTGCTGAACCTGGACCTCGACTGCCCTCCGGGTTTCGAAGCCTTCGAGCGCCTGCTTGAAATCGTCTCGGATGACCCCGAGGACAAGCAGGCCGCCCGCCAGCGCTGGCGAACCTACCTGGCCGCGGGCCACACGCCGCAAAGCCACGACCTCAGCCGCCAGCAGCCGGACGGCTGA
- a CDS encoding succinylglutamate desuccinylase/aspartoacylase family protein, whose translation MATVSREDFSCAAATNASAYRRVTIPMLRIEAGPGPAVALMAGVHGDEWEGQAAILELWRLLPGILRRGTVYLLPAANAEASLAGTRLSPSDGGNLNRAFLGAPARGYTESVAAALEARLLPRIQALVDVHSGGASLRYLPSSVITRYGNDAYDERLPALARAFGLPDCMYFRGTESGSMPAAASRHGVLRLSAEIGGGRETSQALVDRCRDGLLGCLGELGLLPDRPPARRPEVRLYDLDVPAATVRASEAGVFVPAVELGQQINARQRVGQLMEPARPDTAPRALTSLQAGTVVCLRSIARSDDGDCLIQVAPALPLDSLASKY comes from the coding sequence ATGGCCACGGTAAGCCGCGAGGACTTCTCCTGCGCCGCGGCGACCAACGCGTCGGCCTACCGGCGCGTCACTATACCGATGCTGCGGATCGAGGCGGGGCCTGGCCCCGCCGTCGCCTTGATGGCGGGCGTGCATGGCGACGAATGGGAAGGCCAGGCCGCCATCCTGGAACTGTGGCGCCTGCTGCCCGGCATCCTGCGGCGCGGCACGGTCTACCTGCTGCCTGCGGCCAACGCCGAGGCCTCGCTGGCAGGCACGCGCCTGTCGCCGTCCGACGGCGGCAACCTCAACCGCGCTTTTTTGGGAGCCCCCGCGCGCGGCTACACGGAGAGCGTGGCCGCCGCGCTGGAAGCCCGGCTGTTGCCGCGCATACAGGCGCTGGTGGACGTGCATAGCGGCGGCGCATCGCTGCGCTACCTGCCCTCGTCGGTCATCACGCGCTACGGCAATGATGCCTACGACGAACGCCTGCCCGCCCTGGCGCGCGCCTTCGGGCTGCCCGACTGCATGTACTTCCGCGGCACGGAGTCCGGCTCCATGCCGGCCGCCGCCAGCCGCCACGGGGTGCTGCGCCTGAGCGCCGAGATCGGCGGGGGCCGCGAAACCAGCCAGGCGCTGGTCGACCGCTGCCGCGACGGCCTGCTGGGCTGCCTGGGCGAACTCGGCCTTTTGCCCGACCGGCCGCCCGCGCGCCGCCCCGAAGTCCGCCTCTACGACCTGGACGTCCCCGCCGCCACCGTGCGCGCCAGCGAGGCCGGCGTGTTCGTGCCCGCGGTCGAACTGGGGCAACAGATCAATGCGCGCCAGCGCGTCGGCCAACTGATGGAACCCGCCCGACCCGATACCGCGCCGCGCGCCCTGACCAGCCTGCAAGCCGGCACCGTCGTCTGCCTGCGCTCCATCGCCCGCAGCGACGACGGCGATTGCCTGATCCAGGTCGCGCCCGCCCTTCCCCTCGATTCCCTAGCCTCGAAGTACTGA